In the genome of Nycticebus coucang isolate mNycCou1 chromosome 12, mNycCou1.pri, whole genome shotgun sequence, one region contains:
- the LOC128561011 gene encoding retinol dehydrogenase 16-like, translating into MWLYLAALVGLYYLLRWYRERQVVSHLRDKYVFITGCGSGFGNLLARQLDTRGFRVLAACRTEEAAEQLKAQTSHRLETVTLDVTKTENIAIVTQWVKERVEDRGLWGLVNNAGISQPTGPNGWLMKQDFVTILDVNLLGVIEVTLNLLLLVRKARGHVINVSSILGWVSLFGGGYAISKYGIEAFSHSLRRELAHFEVKVAVIEPGHYKTNTTNTERVLQTVQKTWDHASPEIKEIYGQKFLASYLRIISEKHMARCNLNLSEVTGCMEHALTACHPRTRYSAGWDAKLFYLPLSYMPTFLVDAMVTWSLPRPEKAP; encoded by the exons ATGTGGCTATACCTGGCGGCCCTCGTGGGCCTGTACTACCTGCTGCGCTGGTACCGGGAGAGGCAGGTGGTGAGCCACCTCCGAGACAAGTACGTCTTCATCACAGGCTGCGGCTCAGGCTTTGGGAACCTGCTGGCCAGACAGCTGGACACCAGAGGCTTCCGGGTGCTGGCCGCGTGCAGGACAGAGGAGGCAGCCGAGCAGCTGAAGGCCCAGACATCACACAGGCTGGAGACAGTGACTCTGGATGTCACTAAGACAGAGAACATCGCTATAGTCACCCAGTGGGTGAAAGAGCGTGTAGAGGACAGAG GACTCTGGGGCCTGGTGAATAACGCTGGCATCTCCCAGCCCACTGGCCCTAACGGGTGGCTGATGAAGCAGGACTTTGTGACCATACTGGACGTGAACCTCCTGGGGGTGATTGAGGTGACTCTGAACCTGCTGCTCTTAGTGAGGAAGGCCAGGGGCCACGTGATCAATGTCTCCAGCATCCTGGGCTGGGTGTCACTTTTTGGTGGCGGCTATGCTATTTCCAAGTACGGTATCGAGGCCTTCTCCCACTCCCTCAG GAGGGAGCTTGCCCACTTTGAGGTGAAGGTGGCTGTGATCGAGCCTGGTCACTACAAGACGAACACGACCAACACTGAGAGAGTCCTGCAGACGGTTCAGAAGACTTGGGACCACGCCAGCCCCGAGATCAAGGAGATCTATGGCCAAAAGTTTCTGGCATCCT ACCTCAGAATAATATCTGAAAAACATATGGCCAGATGCAACCTGAATCTGTCTGAGGTGACGGGCTGCATGGAGCATGCGCTGACCGCCTGCCACCCCCGCACCCGGTACTCAGCTGGCTGGGACGCCAAGCTTTTCTACCTCCCCCTGAGCTACATGCCCACCTTCCTGGTGGATGCCATGGTCACCTGGAGCCTCCCAAGGCCAGAGAAGGCCCCGTGA